One Corynebacterium efficiens YS-314 DNA segment encodes these proteins:
- a CDS encoding DUF4259 domain-containing protein, translated as MGAWDDSILNEEINIDFLDEIADLDNDDILEALEDACLLVINQDNATEEEHLNGQAAATIAAILAGAPYSAGEVVENYPFIRQLMGEGSETLRAAAARVLEEADVEYDLEAYLEALN; from the coding sequence ATGGGCGCATGGGACGATTCCATCCTCAACGAGGAAATCAACATCGACTTCCTCGATGAAATTGCCGACCTCGATAACGACGACATCCTCGAAGCCCTCGAGGATGCCTGTCTCCTGGTGATCAACCAGGACAACGCCACCGAGGAGGAGCATCTCAACGGCCAGGCTGCCGCCACCATCGCGGCCATCCTCGCGGGGGCTCCGTATTCCGCTGGCGAGGTGGTGGAGAACTACCCGTTCATCCGCCAGCTCATGGGGGAGGGCTCGGAGACCCTGCGTGCGGCTGCAGCCCGGGTTCTGGAGGAGGCTGATGTGGAGTACGACCTCGAGGCCTACCTGGAAGCGCTCAATTAA
- the ahcY gene encoding adenosylhomocysteinase, protein MAKVTDFKVADLSLAEAGRHQIRLAEYEMPGLMQLRREYAEEQPLKGARIAGSIHMTVQTAVLIETLTALGAEVRWASCNIFSTQDEAAAAIVVGDGTPEDPQGVPVFAWKGETLDEYWWCINQIFSWEGELPNMILDDGGDATMAVIRGREYEKAGVVPQPEANDSDEYIAFLGMLREVLAEEPDKWTRLADSIKGVTEETTTGVHRLYHFAEEGVLPFPAMNVNDAVTKSKFDNKYGTRHSLIDGINRATDMLMGGKNVLVCGYGDVGKGCAEAFDGQGARVRVTEADPINALQALMDGYSVVTVDEAIADADIVITATGNKDIISYEQMLKMKDHALLGNIGHFDNEIDMHSLLHRDDVIRTTIKPQVDEFTFPNGKSIIVLSEGRLLNLGNATGHPSFVMSTSFADQTIAQIELFQNEGQYENQVYRLPKILDEKVARIHVEALGGKLTELTKEQAEYIGVDVAGPFKPEHYRY, encoded by the coding sequence ATGGCAAAGGTCACGGACTTCAAGGTCGCGGATCTGTCCCTCGCTGAAGCCGGTCGCCACCAGATCCGTCTCGCGGAATACGAGATGCCGGGTCTGATGCAGCTGCGCAGGGAGTATGCAGAGGAGCAGCCATTGAAGGGTGCCCGCATCGCGGGGTCCATTCACATGACGGTGCAGACCGCGGTCCTGATCGAGACCCTGACCGCTCTCGGTGCCGAGGTCCGCTGGGCTTCCTGCAACATCTTCTCCACCCAGGACGAGGCCGCTGCCGCCATCGTCGTCGGTGACGGCACCCCGGAGGACCCCCAGGGTGTTCCGGTGTTCGCCTGGAAGGGTGAGACCCTGGATGAGTACTGGTGGTGCATCAACCAGATCTTCAGCTGGGAGGGTGAACTGCCGAACATGATCCTCGATGACGGAGGTGACGCCACCATGGCCGTTATCCGTGGACGTGAGTATGAGAAGGCGGGCGTCGTACCGCAGCCGGAGGCCAATGACTCCGATGAGTACATCGCCTTCCTGGGCATGCTCCGCGAGGTCCTGGCCGAGGAGCCGGACAAGTGGACCCGCCTCGCGGACTCCATCAAGGGTGTCACCGAGGAGACCACCACCGGTGTCCACCGTCTGTACCACTTCGCCGAGGAGGGCGTGCTGCCCTTCCCCGCCATGAATGTCAATGATGCGGTGACCAAGTCCAAGTTCGACAACAAGTACGGTACCCGCCACTCCCTGATCGATGGCATCAACCGTGCCACGGACATGCTCATGGGTGGTAAGAACGTGCTGGTCTGTGGCTACGGTGATGTGGGCAAGGGCTGCGCCGAGGCCTTCGACGGCCAGGGTGCACGTGTCCGGGTCACCGAGGCGGATCCCATCAATGCGCTGCAGGCACTGATGGATGGATACTCCGTGGTCACCGTCGACGAGGCCATCGCCGACGCCGACATCGTCATCACGGCCACCGGCAACAAGGACATCATCTCCTATGAGCAGATGCTCAAGATGAAGGATCACGCGCTGCTGGGCAACATTGGTCACTTCGACAATGAGATCGACATGCATTCCCTGCTGCACCGCGATGATGTCATCCGCACCACCATCAAGCCGCAGGTGGATGAGTTCACCTTCCCCAACGGCAAGTCCATCATCGTGCTGTCCGAGGGACGTCTGCTCAACCTGGGCAACGCCACCGGCCACCCCAGCTTCGTCATGTCCACCTCCTTCGCCGACCAGACGATCGCGCAGATCGAACTGTTCCAGAACGAGGGCCAGTACGAGAACCAGGTCTACCGTCTGCCCAAGATCCTCGATGAGAAGGTCGCCCGCATCCACGTGGAGGCCCTCGGTGGCAAGCTCACCGAGCTGACCAAGGAACAGGCCGAGTACATCGGTGTGGATGTCGCCGGTCCGTTCAAGCCGGAGCACTACCGCTACTGA